CGAACTGCTCGATCGCTCGGGGCTCACCCGCGAACAGGTCGACGACGTCGTGCAGTCGGACTCCTTCGGTCCATTGACGGCCGAGCTTCGTCGAGCCGAGGCGAACCACTACGACCTCGAGCTCGTCCTGCCGTCGGTCGTTGGGAGGAGGGGCTTCGGAGACGCCGTCGACATCGGCGCCGTCCTCATGAGTCGCATCAGCCACGAGACTGGGCGTGTCCGCCGCGGGAAGCGCAGCGCCGAGCCCAACCTCATCGCGGGGCTGGTCTCGGCTGCCGACGGTCCGATGGCGAGGGACATGGCGGATGCGCTGAGAGAGCGAGCTCACCTCATCGAGGGTCGTGCACTTGAGCTCGCGGCATCTGCGGTCGAAACCGATGCGGCATGGCTCAAGCGACTCGGCGCGGCACCCGAGAACGATGCTGAGCGGCGGCGGTGGATGCGTGACGTCGCGACTGTCGCGGCTTACCGCGACCGCTACGGAATCACTGCTCGGTCCGAGCTCGGCGAAGAACCCGCGACGTTGGCCCAACGCCGGGACGCCGGTCGAGCTGAACAAGCCATTCGCCGGGCACGGTCCACCTCGAAGGCCGAGGTCGCCCAGATCGATCACAGGAGGGTGCTCCGACGCGGCACTTCGATCGCGTAGGTCCACAGGTCGGCGTTGGTCCCGGCTATCCACCACTCTGTCCACAGCCAGTCCCGGCCGCGTCGAGCAGTGCCACGTTCGGTCACACGAACCGAAGGGAGAACCCAATGCTTGCCCTGCTCTGGAACCTCAGCGCCGCCATCCGCGGCTACTTGCGCTTCTACATGCCGACCAACCGCGCCCTCGACTGGCTTCGGACGCCGCACGGCCTCAAATGGGCCGTTCCCGTCGCGCTCATCGCAGTGCCGGGCTACCTGGCCGTGATGGCCATCGTTGCTCAGTTCGCGCTGCGCCCCGGTCTCGGGTGGCTCAACGTTCTGGTACTCCTCTGCTTTTGGAACTCTGCCAAGTTCGCCTGCATGGCGACGCTCAGCCTGCCGATGCTGGTGAAGCGCTTCGTCGCTTCCGCCCGTACTTCTTCCTGAGCGCGGAGAGCTGAGTCCGCAGCGGGTTGCGCGCCACCTTGTCCAAGTTCAGGGGCGGGTCCAGCTGTAGCAGCACCTGAGTCTCCACATCGCCGAGGGTGTCGGCGTCGGCGACCGGCACTGCGACTAGCCGAAGGTGTTCGTGCATCCAAGCCGTCAGCCTGGCTCGTCGATCTCTTGATCGCCTCGCGATTCAGCGAGGACGGACCCGAGGCTGAGTCGAAAAGTCGAAAACTCGTGACGCCCGCCGAGGTGCATCGTCTTGATGCGGCCCCACAGCGTGTTCTTCGACTTCCTGCCACCGGACCGCGTTGCGCCCGCCAGCCCGGCGTAGATGAGGCCAGGTTCAACCGGCTGTTGAAGGCCGGTCGACAGGTCGGCAGCGCCCCCGCTATCCACCCACCAGCTGTACAAGCCGGGGGAGCGGAACAACGCGGCGCCGGTGGCCAGAAAATCGTCGGGCGAGATCGCCCCGCCAGCCCGCAATAGTCGGGCGATCAGCTCCTCGACGTCGGGTCGTAGACCCGCGGATGTGGATTCGGGCGCGCTCGGGCGGCCGTACCAAGAAAGCCGTGGCCCGAGTGCCAGACCGGCAAGGGGCTCGACAACCTCTGCGCCCTCCGACCGCAACCCCTCGCGGATGGCGTCGGCGTATGCCGAACCGGCGTGGACTTCGACAGTCAGACCATCGAGTGACCCCAGAGACTCGCGCAGGGTGCCGACGACCCGCGCTCCCCATTCTCGGCGGTACTCGCGGGAGGTCGCACTCAGTCGGAGGTCGTACGGCTCGAGCTCGTCGTCGGGTGCGACGAGTCCGTGCTGGGCGGAGAGGATGAACCAGGGAACCCCCGCGAGCTCGGCGTAGGCCCGTCCCTTTCGAAAGAGAGGTGACACGTACAGGTCCTTCGCGGACGCCGCGGTTGATAGCTTCCGCTTCACGCAGCCGATCAAGATGACGTCGGCCGATGCCGATGCGTCCGTTCGGGCTATCGGACGGGCGAGTGGCAGACGGGTTGGAGCCGGCGGCGCGCCGCTGCGGACGAACGTCACGGATTCTCCGATCCGCACGTTGGCGGTCGAGAACCCGGGCCAGCCGCTTCGTGCGCCCTTCCAGAACGCGCTGTGGTCGTACGCGGAGCGAGGGAGCCCGCCCACCAGTGCCTCGAGGTCGTCCCACCGCAGGGTGACCGAGTCAGTGACAGGTGCAAGCAGAGATCGCAGCGGGGTCCAGTCGGCCATAGGCCCAGTCTGTCGGAGTTGTCCGACAGAACCCCACTAAACCGGCACCATCCTCTACTAGGCTCGGTCATACCCAGCTAGATCAGGTTTCGCCGACCCGGAGGGCTACGACGACATGTCCGAACCTTGGTTGTCAGCCGACGACATCGCCGCCCACTTGGGCGTCACGAAGGACACCGTCTACGCGTGGATCTCCGACAAGGCGATGCCCGCCCACAAGGTCGGCCGCCTCTGGAAGTTCCAGGCCAGCGAAGTTGACGCATGGGTCCGAACGGGCGGGGCGGCTGCTCCCGACGAATCAGGTCCGTCCCGGTAGTTCTGTCGGACGACCCCGATATCCTGATCGACTTTGTTCATGACCAGCCAGTAGGAGGTACACATGGTGACGGCCACGCCAAGCGAGTCGCGCTACGCGCTGTCGTTCACGACGGGTGCTCTCCTCGCGCGCGAAGGGTCATTGCTCGCACCCGTCTACGTCGAGGTCCGCAACTGGGAGAAGGTCCGCGACCGAGCGGTGGAGGACAACCTCCTCCAGGCGCGCACGCATCGGACGGGCGTACGCCTGGTACGCGAGACGGTGAAGCGGCTCTCGGTGCTCACCGATCGGGAGGTCGAGCTCATGGACGAACTGACGGCCCCTGAGCGTGGCCACCTCATGTGGGTGGCCGCCTGTCGACGCTACGGCCTCATCGGAGAGTTCGCCGAGGAAGTTGTCCGCGAGCGGTTTCTCCTCCTCGCCTCCACGCTGCGATACGAGGACTTCGACGGCTTCGTGCGGAGTAAGGCCCTGTGGCATGACGAGTTGGCCACGATCAAGGACTCAACGATGCAGAAACTTCGCTCGAACGTGTTCAAGATGCTGGTGGAGGCGGAGTTGTTGTCCGAGAGCTGCCAGATCATCCCCGCCGTCCTGTCGGACCGGATCGCTGCACTGCTTAGCGACCGTGCCCCCAGCGACATGCGCTTCTTCCCGACGAGGAGTGCTGCCTGATGCAGACGGCTGATCTGAACGAGCAGGAGGCGCACCTGCTCGCTGTCCTCAGCGGCAAGCGGTTCCTCCAGATGGAGGGCCTCAGTAACGAGGTTCCGTTCTTCATCTATCCCTACGCGCCGGAGGCGTCCCTCGCGGTGGCGCAGGCGAAGAAGCGGATCAAGACAAAGCTCTCGACCCAGCACGGCATCACTGTGCGCGAGGTGAACCTCTATGACCTGTCGGTCGAGATCCTCAAGGAGCGCGGCGTGTGGGAGCGTGTTCTCACGGTCGAGCCCGGTCAGGACAAGGAAGACTTCCGTGAGCTGCTCCAGGGCATGCTCGACCCGCAGCTCCACATTGCGCCGGCGATCCGTGCAAAGATCGAGGACGACGCCTTCGACATCTTCTTCCTCACGGGTATTGGCGAGGTCTTCCCCTACATCCGGTCACACAACGTCCTCAACAACCTCCAGAGCGTCGTGACCGGCAAGCCCATGCTCATGTTCTTCCCCGGCCGATACGAGCAGTCCGACACTCTCGGCTCCTCGCTTGTCCTGTTCGGGCGGCTGAAGGACGACCAGTACTACCGAGCCAAGAACATCTTGGAACAGGAAGCGTGACCCGATGCGGCTGAACGAGATCTTCGCCAAGGACGTCCAGCGCCCGATCGAGGGCGTCATCAAGGCGGACGACGTTGCACACCTGGGCACGGAGGTCGAGGAGTACGTCCTCACCAACGAAGCCGCCAAGGGCCTGGAACTCTTGCTCGAGGCGTACACCAACTACACGAACGCCAACGGCGTCTGGATCTCAGGCTTCTTCGGATCCGGCAAGTCGCACCTGTTGAAGATGCTTGCCCACCTCCTCGGTGACGTCGAGGGGCAGGACTTCGACCGGGCCAAGGTGTCGGAGAGCTTCCGCGCCAAGGCCAGCGGCGCCTTCTTGCCGGCGCTTCTCACCAAGGCAGAGCGCATCCAGGCCAAGAGCCTGCTGTTCAACATTGACCAGAAGGCCACGCTGATCACCAAGGACCAGACAGACGCCTTGCTCAAGGTGTTCGTCAAGGTCTTCGACGAGAGCCGGGGCTACTACGGCAACCAGGGTCACGTCGCACGGCTCGAACGCGACCTCGACATCCGCGGTCAGTACGGCGCATTCAAGGACGCGTTCGAGCGGATCGCCGGCATCCCGTGGACGCAGGGCCGCGAGCAAAGCGCGCTGGAAGGCGCAAGCATCGACCGCGCGTTCGCCGAGGTCAACGGCGAAGCCACTAACGGCATCATCAAGCAGTATCAGGCGTCCTACGCCGTCTCCATCGAAGACTTCGCCGACGAGGTCAAGGGGTGGCTCGACAGGCAGCCCGAGGGCTACCGCCTCAACTTCTATGTCGACGAAGTCGGTCAGTTCATCGGCTCGAACACCCACCTGATGCTCAACCTGCAGACGATTGCGGAGAGCCTCAACACCAAGTGCGCCGGACGCGCATGGGTGATGGTGACCTCGCAGGAGGACATGGACAAGGTCGTCGGTGACCGCACCAAGCAGCAAGGCAACGATTTCTCGAAGATCCAGGCGCGCTTCCAGACCCGCGTCAAGCTCACCAGCGCCGATGTCGAGGAGGTCATCCGTAAGCGCCTGCTCGACAAGAACGATGATGGTGCCTCGGAGCTCAAGTCGATCTACGCCAAGGAATCGGCCAACTTCAAGACGCTGTTCGACTTCGTCGACGGCGCGAAGACCTACCGCAACTACACCGACGAGCAGCACTTCGTCGGCACCTACCCCTTCGTGAGCTACCAGTTCCCGCTGTTCCAGGCTGCGATCGAGGGCATCTCCGACCACAACGTCTTCGAGGGCCGCAACAGTTCAGTTGGTGAGCGTTCGATGCTTGGCGTCGTCCAGCAGGTCGCCAAGGACATTGGCAACGTCGAGCTCGGCACGCTGGCCACCTTCGACCACATGTTCGCCGGTATCCGCGCTTCGTTGAAGTCTGCGGCGCAGCGCTCGATCGACGTTGCCGAGCGCAACCTCGACAACAAGCTCGCGATCCGCCTGCTCAAGGCGCTCTTCCTCGTCAAGTACGTCGAGAGCTTCCATGCCACTCCCCGAAACCTGACTGTCCTCGTTTACGACCGCTTCGGACTCGACCTGCCCGCGCTCGCGGATGACGTGAAGGAGGCGTTGACACTCCTGGAGACGCAGACCTACGTCCAGCGCAATGGCAACGTCTACGAGTACCTCACCAACGAAGAGCAGGTCATCGAGGAGGAGATCAAGAACGTCGACATCGACGCCTCCGAGGTCAGCGCCCAGCTCTTCAAGATCCTCTCTGGCGACGTCGTCAAGACCAGCAAGATCCGTTACGCGAAGAACGGGCAGGACTTCCCGTTCGGGTTCAAGCTGGACGACCAGGTCCATGGGCCGCAGAAGGAGCTCTCGGTTCACTTCGTCACCCCGGACTACCCGTACACCCCGGACGAGACGCGGATGCACAGCGCAGGCAAGGACGAGGTGCGGGTCATACTCGAACCCGATGAGCGTGTGCTCTCAGACCTGCGACTGCTGCTCAAGACCGACAAGTACACCAAGCGCAAGCGGACCACCTCGCTCTCGGCGATCGAGGAGCAGATCCTTCAATCGAAGGCGACCCTGAACCGGGAGCGGGAGAAGGAGCTCGTCCAGCGCATTCAGGGTGCTGTGGGCAAGTCCACGCTCGTCATCAACGCCGCCGATGTGGCCGCGACCTCGACCGATGCTCTCGGCCGCATGACCGAGGGGTTCCAGGAGCTCATCAGCCGCACGTACACCCAGCTCAAACTGCTCGGCGGCGTCACCTACAGTGAGCAGCAAGTCGCCGGGGCCGCGAACCCCGACAGCGGCTTGTTCGACGCCGACGCCCTGCTCAAGATCAACCAGCCCGCCGAAGAAGTCCTGTCCACCATTCTCCGCAAGGACGCACAGGGCGAGCAGGTGACGATGAAGGCGATCGTCGATACCTTCCAGGCCAAGCCTTACGGCTGGGATCTCGCCTCGATCGAGGTGATCGTCGCGTCACTGATCGGCGCATCGAAGATCACCCTGACTGTCGACGGCAACGTCCTCAAGCGCAGCGAAGTCGCCACCGCACTGCGCAACACGCAGAAGCACTCGCACGAGATCGTCGCCCCCCAGAAGACCTTCGACGAGCGCAAGGTGGCGAGCTTCCGCAAATTCTGCACTGACTTCTTCGACGAAGGTAATGCGCCGAAGGACCCGTTGGAGCTCGCCCGCCATGGCGGCGACAAACTCAAGGGCAAGCTCGACGAGCTGAAGGCCACCGTGAGCAGCTCCAAGTATCCGTTCGTCGAGCAGCTCAGTGGTCCCATTGGCCTCCTGGAGCAGACCGTCGGCAAGTCCGACGACTGGTACCTCAACGACTTCAACGTCGGCGACGACCTGCTCGAGGCCAAGGAGAATCTCATCGACCCGATTCAGTCGTTCCTCAGCGGACCGCAGCGGTCGATCTACGACGAGGGCTCGGCGCTGCTGTCCATCCATAGCAGCAACCTCAGCTATCTGGCACCGGGCAGCGACGAGGCCGTCAAGAACGCGCTCACGGACCGGGACGTCTTCCGTGGCAACAAGATGGCGCTGCTCAAGCATGCCGCCGACGACCTGCGAAGCCAGATCGACGGCATCGTCGCCGCGAACCGCACGACCGTCGCCACGGCGATCGAGGGACGCAAGTCTGAGCTTCTCGCCAGCGTCTATTACGCCAAGGCGACATCCGAAGCGCAGCAGCGTGTCGACCAGCGTGTCGACCAGACGCTCGCGCGGGTTGCTTCTGAGAGTCAGGTCGCTCTCATCCTCCAGATCGGATCGAACTTCGAGTCGAGCGACTACCCGAGCCTGCTCGACCTTCTGGCCTCATCTCCGGTCGAGCCTGACCCGGACCCCACGCCCACGAAGCAGACCGTGTCTGTGAAGACGATCGCTGTCCCTGGCGCTTCCGGCGTTCTCGAGAACGAAGCAGACGTCGACAAGTACCTCGCCGCCCTGCGCCGTGCGCTCGTCCAGACCCTGAACGACGGAAAGCGAATCTCACTCTGATGGAAACCGCACCGCTGAAGTCCTTTGCGACGTGGGCGCGCACGGCGCTGATTCGCGAGGTCACCGCGCGCATCGCCGCGGTGCTGGCGCCGGCGTCCTCTGAGCGAGTCGAGCAGCCAAAGGCTGTAGCCGCGTTGGAGAAGACCGTCACTGCCGCCGGCGGTGGCGACAAGGGCCGGGCTGCGGTGGCGGACAAGGTTGCGTACACCTGGTTCAACCGGATCATTGCCCTGCGCTTCATGGACGCCAACGGCTACACCGGCATCGGTGTCGTCTCACCGCAAGCGGGAGTGGAGGTCGGGCAGCCCGAGATCCTGGCTGAAGCCAAGCGCGGCGTGATCGACGCCGAGATCGTGAGTGATGTCATCCGTTCGACGGTTGCTGGTCTCCTCGACGGTACCCGTGCCAGCCGTGACCCCCAGGGTGAGGCGTACGCCCTGCTCCTGGAGGCGTACTGCAACTACTGGCACAAGGCCATGCCGTTCATGTTCGAGCGTGAAGGCGACTTCACAGAGCTGCTCATCCCGGCGAACCTGCTTGCCGACGACTCAGTGCTGAACCGCTCGGTCAAGGTGTTGACCGAGCAGGTCTGCAAGGACGTCGAAGTCATCGGCTGGCTCTACCAGTTCTACATTGAGGAACGGAAAGAAGAGATCTTTGGGGGCTTCAAGAAGAAGCGTCGAGCTGGTGCAGAGGAGATCCCGGCTGCGACCCAGCTCTTCACTCCCGACTGGATTGTTCGGTATCTCGTGGAGAACTCGCTCGGTCGCCTTTGGATGCTTAACCGACCGTCCTCGGGCTTGGCCAAGCAGATGGACTTCCATGTGACCCCTGTCGGCGAAGAGGTCGACTTCCTCAAGATCACCAGGCCCGAAGACCTCAAGGTCATTGACCCGGCCTGCGGGTCGGGGCACATGCTCACCTATGCATTCGACCTCCTCTACGCGATCTACGAGGAGGAGGGCTACGGCCCAGCCGAGATTCCCGGCCTGATCCTCACCCACAACCTCCACGGCGCAGAGATCGACCCACGCGCGGGCGCGCTCGCGGCCTTCGCGCTGACGATGAAGGCTCGCGGCAAGCAGCGGATGTTCTTCAGAAGGCAGATTCGACCCAACATCTGCGTGGTCGAGCCGATCAGGTTCGGCCCTGAGGAACTCGACATCCTCGTGACTCGTGGGAGCGACCGCGACAGGGAGATTGCCTTCTGGAACCAGTTCGAGCGCGCGGACTTGATGGGCGCCTTGATCGAGCCATCGGCAGGAGCATCGCGAACCGCCAGGGCGACTGTGGCATCGCGCGGAACGGGCGATGACGATCTTCTATCGGATGCCGTGTTCTCACGGGCGGGCCAGGTGGTTAAGCAAGCCGAGGCATTGAGTGCGAAGTACGCGGTGGTCGTTACCAACCCTCCGTACATGGGCGCAGGGAACATGTCAGGTGAACTGTCTGACCTTGTGAAGGACGCCTACCCACGCGAGAAGCAGGATCTCTATGCGTGCTTCATCGCGCGCGCCACCCGCCTTGCTCACAACTCGGGCGTCGTGGCCATGATCGTCGGCGACACCTGGATGACGATCAAGTCGTTCGAAGACTTCCGTGGGGATCTACTGAAGCATCGAACCCTTCACTCGTTCGTCCACCTTCGCGACGTGTCGCTCCACGCAGACACCTTCGGCGCGAACGCGGCTTTCGTCTTCACGAACCGGCCCGCCTCGCACGGCCACGACTGCATCTTCGTCCGCCTGGATCCTCTGAATGAGGAGGTCAAGCGTCAGCGTCTACTAGAGGCGATCCGGATGGACAGCTGCGATTGGGCTTATCACCTTGACGCGGACTTCACTGCCATTCCAGGCGCCCCCATCGCATATTGGGCCGATCCTCACGTGGTTCAGCTCTACAGCGGCTCGCTCATCGGCGACAAGTTCGACATCAAGGCAGGCGTCGGCACTCGAAACGACGACTTGTTCATGCGCTTTCATTGGGAGGTCTCAGCCAAGCGAGTCGGTCGTGGAAAGCGCTGGGTTCTGACCGACAAGGCAGGCGAGTTCCGAAAGTGGTACGCCGGGTTCATATATGTGATGGATTGGGAGAACGACGGATACCGAATCAAGAACTACCGCAATCCCGATGGGTCGTTGAAGTCACGTCCGCAGAACGTGCAGTACATGTTCCGCGAGGGCGTGACATGGGGGAAGGTGGGCGCGGGTGCTACGAGCTTTCGGTGGCGCCCGGAGGGTCACGGCTTCAACGATGCTGCCCCGGCCATCTTCGGGTCAGGAGCGTTCGACCTGCTCGCGCAGTTGAACTCGCATGTTGGCCGGCAGCTCGTCGAGGTGAAGGGCTCGACCATGAATGTCCAAACGGGGATGGTCGCGGAGTTGCCGATCGTCGAGTTTGACTCAGACACGGCCGGTAGCCTCCGGTCGCTCTCAACACGGGCAGTCGAGTTGTCAAAGGGCGACTGGGACACGCAGGAAACGTCACCCAACTTCGCGGCTTCTGAGCTCGTCGCCAAGAGCACAAACTACGGGTCGCTGGCGACCGCCTTCGAGCAGATGGTTGTTGCTCGGCGTGATGCGGTGCGTGCGATGATGTCGATCGAGGCGGCGGTGAATGACGCGATGAATCGTGCCGCTGG
This Nocardioides dokdonensis FR1436 DNA region includes the following protein-coding sequences:
- a CDS encoding DUF6884 domain-containing protein, which produces MADWTPLRSLLAPVTDSVTLRWDDLEALVGGLPRSAYDHSAFWKGARSGWPGFSTANVRIGESVTFVRSGAPPAPTRLPLARPIARTDASASADVILIGCVKRKLSTAASAKDLYVSPLFRKGRAYAELAGVPWFILSAQHGLVAPDDELEPYDLRLSATSREYRREWGARVVGTLRESLGSLDGLTVEVHAGSAYADAIREGLRSEGAEVVEPLAGLALGPRLSWYGRPSAPESTSAGLRPDVEELIARLLRAGGAISPDDFLATGAALFRSPGLYSWWVDSGGAADLSTGLQQPVEPGLIYAGLAGATRSGGRKSKNTLWGRIKTMHLGGRHEFSTFRLSLGSVLAESRGDQEIDEPG
- a CDS encoding helix-turn-helix domain-containing protein; protein product: MSEPWLSADDIAAHLGVTKDTVYAWISDKAMPAHKVGRLWKFQASEVDAWVRTGGAAAPDESGPSR
- a CDS encoding DUF1819 family protein; amino-acid sequence: MVTATPSESRYALSFTTGALLAREGSLLAPVYVEVRNWEKVRDRAVEDNLLQARTHRTGVRLVRETVKRLSVLTDREVELMDELTAPERGHLMWVAACRRYGLIGEFAEEVVRERFLLLASTLRYEDFDGFVRSKALWHDELATIKDSTMQKLRSNVFKMLVEAELLSESCQIIPAVLSDRIAALLSDRAPSDMRFFPTRSAA
- a CDS encoding DUF1788 domain-containing protein, with the translated sequence MQTADLNEQEAHLLAVLSGKRFLQMEGLSNEVPFFIYPYAPEASLAVAQAKKRIKTKLSTQHGITVREVNLYDLSVEILKERGVWERVLTVEPGQDKEDFRELLQGMLDPQLHIAPAIRAKIEDDAFDIFFLTGIGEVFPYIRSHNVLNNLQSVVTGKPMLMFFPGRYEQSDTLGSSLVLFGRLKDDQYYRAKNILEQEA
- the brxC gene encoding BREX system P-loop protein BrxC produces the protein MRLNEIFAKDVQRPIEGVIKADDVAHLGTEVEEYVLTNEAAKGLELLLEAYTNYTNANGVWISGFFGSGKSHLLKMLAHLLGDVEGQDFDRAKVSESFRAKASGAFLPALLTKAERIQAKSLLFNIDQKATLITKDQTDALLKVFVKVFDESRGYYGNQGHVARLERDLDIRGQYGAFKDAFERIAGIPWTQGREQSALEGASIDRAFAEVNGEATNGIIKQYQASYAVSIEDFADEVKGWLDRQPEGYRLNFYVDEVGQFIGSNTHLMLNLQTIAESLNTKCAGRAWVMVTSQEDMDKVVGDRTKQQGNDFSKIQARFQTRVKLTSADVEEVIRKRLLDKNDDGASELKSIYAKESANFKTLFDFVDGAKTYRNYTDEQHFVGTYPFVSYQFPLFQAAIEGISDHNVFEGRNSSVGERSMLGVVQQVAKDIGNVELGTLATFDHMFAGIRASLKSAAQRSIDVAERNLDNKLAIRLLKALFLVKYVESFHATPRNLTVLVYDRFGLDLPALADDVKEALTLLETQTYVQRNGNVYEYLTNEEQVIEEEIKNVDIDASEVSAQLFKILSGDVVKTSKIRYAKNGQDFPFGFKLDDQVHGPQKELSVHFVTPDYPYTPDETRMHSAGKDEVRVILEPDERVLSDLRLLLKTDKYTKRKRTTSLSAIEEQILQSKATLNREREKELVQRIQGAVGKSTLVINAADVAATSTDALGRMTEGFQELISRTYTQLKLLGGVTYSEQQVAGAANPDSGLFDADALLKINQPAEEVLSTILRKDAQGEQVTMKAIVDTFQAKPYGWDLASIEVIVASLIGASKITLTVDGNVLKRSEVATALRNTQKHSHEIVAPQKTFDERKVASFRKFCTDFFDEGNAPKDPLELARHGGDKLKGKLDELKATVSSSKYPFVEQLSGPIGLLEQTVGKSDDWYLNDFNVGDDLLEAKENLIDPIQSFLSGPQRSIYDEGSALLSIHSSNLSYLAPGSDEAVKNALTDRDVFRGNKMALLKHAADDLRSQIDGIVAANRTTVATAIEGRKSELLASVYYAKATSEAQQRVDQRVDQTLARVASESQVALILQIGSNFESSDYPSLLDLLASSPVEPDPDPTPTKQTVSVKTIAVPGASGVLENEADVDKYLAALRRALVQTLNDGKRISL
- the pglX gene encoding BREX-1 system adenine-specific DNA-methyltransferase PglX — its product is METAPLKSFATWARTALIREVTARIAAVLAPASSERVEQPKAVAALEKTVTAAGGGDKGRAAVADKVAYTWFNRIIALRFMDANGYTGIGVVSPQAGVEVGQPEILAEAKRGVIDAEIVSDVIRSTVAGLLDGTRASRDPQGEAYALLLEAYCNYWHKAMPFMFEREGDFTELLIPANLLADDSVLNRSVKVLTEQVCKDVEVIGWLYQFYIEERKEEIFGGFKKKRRAGAEEIPAATQLFTPDWIVRYLVENSLGRLWMLNRPSSGLAKQMDFHVTPVGEEVDFLKITRPEDLKVIDPACGSGHMLTYAFDLLYAIYEEEGYGPAEIPGLILTHNLHGAEIDPRAGALAAFALTMKARGKQRMFFRRQIRPNICVVEPIRFGPEELDILVTRGSDRDREIAFWNQFERADLMGALIEPSAGASRTARATVASRGTGDDDLLSDAVFSRAGQVVKQAEALSAKYAVVVTNPPYMGAGNMSGELSDLVKDAYPREKQDLYACFIARATRLAHNSGVVAMIVGDTWMTIKSFEDFRGDLLKHRTLHSFVHLRDVSLHADTFGANAAFVFTNRPASHGHDCIFVRLDPLNEEVKRQRLLEAIRMDSCDWAYHLDADFTAIPGAPIAYWADPHVVQLYSGSLIGDKFDIKAGVGTRNDDLFMRFHWEVSAKRVGRGKRWVLTDKAGEFRKWYAGFIYVMDWENDGYRIKNYRNPDGSLKSRPQNVQYMFREGVTWGKVGAGATSFRWRPEGHGFNDAAPAIFGSGAFDLLAQLNSHVGRQLVEVKGSTMNVQTGMVAELPIVEFDSDTAGSLRSLSTRAVELSKGDWDTQETSPNFAASELVAKSTNYGSLATAFEQMVVARRDAVRAMMSIEAAVNDAMNRAAGLPTDSAPKGQSACSLLADPAFRFSRRAEGAVPRLERQDAMVDLVSYAVGCMLGRYSLDEPGLILADQGATLQDYLTKVPSPSFMPDADNVIPIVEGDWFEDDIVEKFRQFLRATFGEQHFEENLRFVAESLDVKNLRDYFLKSFYEDHWKRYRKRPIYWLFSSPKGSFNALVYMHRYTPSTVSTVLNEYLREFQAKLKASLAHAERSHNAKEADRLRKVLLELGEYEHDVLYPLASQNIAIDLDDGVKTNYPKFGGALKKIPGLEASE